One region of Ascaphus truei isolate aAscTru1 chromosome 13, aAscTru1.hap1, whole genome shotgun sequence genomic DNA includes:
- the LOC142465184 gene encoding leukotriene B4 receptor 2-like isoform X2 encodes MQRKGWQNKIGGAISTMNNCVQSFGNGTLLSSPASRISGTIFLALAASLGLPGNAFIIWSILWKMKSREKSVTCILILNLAVADGTILLLAPFFITFLAQKNWVFGRAVCKLAYYLCCLNMYASIFIIALMSLDRFFAVFRPYLAQSLRKRDVVTKVLIAIWLLAAALALPAFAYREVVEDISMKAKICVPCHSSRSEAVFHYSFETLVAFLLPFPMVLFSYMLVLAKLKGSHFGQRSRIEKLIAAILLTFAILWLPYHIVNAMQVASNLTSGKVSENLEKAYKMSRAGATALTFFSASVNPLLYAFAASDLFKIFGVGFVAKLLEGTAAEIQRRVKSQRDLVKGLVRVGSRGESMDLEGKNGIKGVPLNGDYDLLTPHITPKDGTLHELG; translated from the exons ATGCAAAGGAAAGGATGGCAAAATAAAATAG GAGGAGCTATTTCAACCATGAACAACTGTGTCCAAAGTTTCGGAAATGGGACCCTCCTAAGTTCTCCGGCCTCCCGTATCTCAGGTACCATCTTCCTAGCTTTGGCAGCGTCCTTGGGTCTGCCTGGCAATGCCTTCATCATCTGGAGCATCTTGTGGAAGATGAAAAGCCGGGAGAAATCTGTGACCTGCATCCTCATCCTCAACCTGGCAGTGGCTGATGGGACAATCCTTCTCCTCGCCCCTTTCTTCATCACCTTCCTGGCCCAGAAGAACTGGGTTTTTGGCAGAGCTGTCTGCAAACTGGCCTATTACCTCTGTTGCCTCAACATGTACGCCAGCATCTTTATCATAGCCTTGATGAGCCTGGACCGTTTCTTCGCAGTCTTCCGACCGTATCTGGCTCAGTCCCTTCGTAAGAGGGATGTGGTGACAAAGGTCCTCATAGCCATCTGGCTCCTAGCTGCAGCTTTAGCCCTCCCAGcttttgcctaccgagaggtggTGGAGGACATAAGTATGAAGGCCAAGATTTGCGTGCCTTGTCATTCCAGTCGCAGCGAGGCTGTCTTCCATTACTCATTTGAGACCCTGGTGGCCTTCCTGCTTCCTTTCCCCATGGTGCTCTTTAGCTATATGTTGGTCTTGGCCAAGCTGAAGGGAAGCCATTTTGGACAACGGTCACGGATTGAGAAGCTTATCGCTGCCATCTTGTTAACCTTCGCCATCCTTTGGCTCCCATACCATATAGTAAATGCAATGCAGGTAGCTTCCAATTTGACCTCAGGAAAGGTCTCTGAGAACTTGGAGAAAGCCTATAAAATGAGCAGAGCTGGAGCCACCGCCTTGACCTTCTTCAGCGCCAGTGTCAACCCCCTGCTCTACGCCTTTGCCGCCTCAGACCTTTTCAAGATCTTTGGGGTGGGCTTTGTGGCCAAACTTCTGGAGGGGACCGCGGCAGAAATACAGAGAAGGGTCAAGTCCCAACGAGATCTAGTGAAGGGTCTTGTAAGAGTTGGAAGTAGGGGGGAGTCAATGGATCTGGAGGGGAAAAATGGGATAAAAGGAGTACCCTTGAATGGGGACTATGACCTTTTAACCCCACATATAACTCCAAAGGATGGTACCCTGCATGAGTTAGGTTAA
- the LOC142465184 gene encoding leukotriene B4 receptor 2-like isoform X1: MQRKGWQNKIAGGAISTMNNCVQSFGNGTLLSSPASRISGTIFLALAASLGLPGNAFIIWSILWKMKSREKSVTCILILNLAVADGTILLLAPFFITFLAQKNWVFGRAVCKLAYYLCCLNMYASIFIIALMSLDRFFAVFRPYLAQSLRKRDVVTKVLIAIWLLAAALALPAFAYREVVEDISMKAKICVPCHSSRSEAVFHYSFETLVAFLLPFPMVLFSYMLVLAKLKGSHFGQRSRIEKLIAAILLTFAILWLPYHIVNAMQVASNLTSGKVSENLEKAYKMSRAGATALTFFSASVNPLLYAFAASDLFKIFGVGFVAKLLEGTAAEIQRRVKSQRDLVKGLVRVGSRGESMDLEGKNGIKGVPLNGDYDLLTPHITPKDGTLHELG, from the exons ATGCAAAGGAAAGGATGGCAAAATAAAATAG CAGGAGGAGCTATTTCAACCATGAACAACTGTGTCCAAAGTTTCGGAAATGGGACCCTCCTAAGTTCTCCGGCCTCCCGTATCTCAGGTACCATCTTCCTAGCTTTGGCAGCGTCCTTGGGTCTGCCTGGCAATGCCTTCATCATCTGGAGCATCTTGTGGAAGATGAAAAGCCGGGAGAAATCTGTGACCTGCATCCTCATCCTCAACCTGGCAGTGGCTGATGGGACAATCCTTCTCCTCGCCCCTTTCTTCATCACCTTCCTGGCCCAGAAGAACTGGGTTTTTGGCAGAGCTGTCTGCAAACTGGCCTATTACCTCTGTTGCCTCAACATGTACGCCAGCATCTTTATCATAGCCTTGATGAGCCTGGACCGTTTCTTCGCAGTCTTCCGACCGTATCTGGCTCAGTCCCTTCGTAAGAGGGATGTGGTGACAAAGGTCCTCATAGCCATCTGGCTCCTAGCTGCAGCTTTAGCCCTCCCAGcttttgcctaccgagaggtggTGGAGGACATAAGTATGAAGGCCAAGATTTGCGTGCCTTGTCATTCCAGTCGCAGCGAGGCTGTCTTCCATTACTCATTTGAGACCCTGGTGGCCTTCCTGCTTCCTTTCCCCATGGTGCTCTTTAGCTATATGTTGGTCTTGGCCAAGCTGAAGGGAAGCCATTTTGGACAACGGTCACGGATTGAGAAGCTTATCGCTGCCATCTTGTTAACCTTCGCCATCCTTTGGCTCCCATACCATATAGTAAATGCAATGCAGGTAGCTTCCAATTTGACCTCAGGAAAGGTCTCTGAGAACTTGGAGAAAGCCTATAAAATGAGCAGAGCTGGAGCCACCGCCTTGACCTTCTTCAGCGCCAGTGTCAACCCCCTGCTCTACGCCTTTGCCGCCTCAGACCTTTTCAAGATCTTTGGGGTGGGCTTTGTGGCCAAACTTCTGGAGGGGACCGCGGCAGAAATACAGAGAAGGGTCAAGTCCCAACGAGATCTAGTGAAGGGTCTTGTAAGAGTTGGAAGTAGGGGGGAGTCAATGGATCTGGAGGGGAAAAATGGGATAAAAGGAGTACCCTTGAATGGGGACTATGACCTTTTAACCCCACATATAACTCCAAAGGATGGTACCCTGCATGAGTTAGGTTAA
- the LOC142465184 gene encoding leukotriene B4 receptor 2-like isoform X3 encodes MNNCVQSFGNGTLLSSPASRISGTIFLALAASLGLPGNAFIIWSILWKMKSREKSVTCILILNLAVADGTILLLAPFFITFLAQKNWVFGRAVCKLAYYLCCLNMYASIFIIALMSLDRFFAVFRPYLAQSLRKRDVVTKVLIAIWLLAAALALPAFAYREVVEDISMKAKICVPCHSSRSEAVFHYSFETLVAFLLPFPMVLFSYMLVLAKLKGSHFGQRSRIEKLIAAILLTFAILWLPYHIVNAMQVASNLTSGKVSENLEKAYKMSRAGATALTFFSASVNPLLYAFAASDLFKIFGVGFVAKLLEGTAAEIQRRVKSQRDLVKGLVRVGSRGESMDLEGKNGIKGVPLNGDYDLLTPHITPKDGTLHELG; translated from the coding sequence ATGAACAACTGTGTCCAAAGTTTCGGAAATGGGACCCTCCTAAGTTCTCCGGCCTCCCGTATCTCAGGTACCATCTTCCTAGCTTTGGCAGCGTCCTTGGGTCTGCCTGGCAATGCCTTCATCATCTGGAGCATCTTGTGGAAGATGAAAAGCCGGGAGAAATCTGTGACCTGCATCCTCATCCTCAACCTGGCAGTGGCTGATGGGACAATCCTTCTCCTCGCCCCTTTCTTCATCACCTTCCTGGCCCAGAAGAACTGGGTTTTTGGCAGAGCTGTCTGCAAACTGGCCTATTACCTCTGTTGCCTCAACATGTACGCCAGCATCTTTATCATAGCCTTGATGAGCCTGGACCGTTTCTTCGCAGTCTTCCGACCGTATCTGGCTCAGTCCCTTCGTAAGAGGGATGTGGTGACAAAGGTCCTCATAGCCATCTGGCTCCTAGCTGCAGCTTTAGCCCTCCCAGcttttgcctaccgagaggtggTGGAGGACATAAGTATGAAGGCCAAGATTTGCGTGCCTTGTCATTCCAGTCGCAGCGAGGCTGTCTTCCATTACTCATTTGAGACCCTGGTGGCCTTCCTGCTTCCTTTCCCCATGGTGCTCTTTAGCTATATGTTGGTCTTGGCCAAGCTGAAGGGAAGCCATTTTGGACAACGGTCACGGATTGAGAAGCTTATCGCTGCCATCTTGTTAACCTTCGCCATCCTTTGGCTCCCATACCATATAGTAAATGCAATGCAGGTAGCTTCCAATTTGACCTCAGGAAAGGTCTCTGAGAACTTGGAGAAAGCCTATAAAATGAGCAGAGCTGGAGCCACCGCCTTGACCTTCTTCAGCGCCAGTGTCAACCCCCTGCTCTACGCCTTTGCCGCCTCAGACCTTTTCAAGATCTTTGGGGTGGGCTTTGTGGCCAAACTTCTGGAGGGGACCGCGGCAGAAATACAGAGAAGGGTCAAGTCCCAACGAGATCTAGTGAAGGGTCTTGTAAGAGTTGGAAGTAGGGGGGAGTCAATGGATCTGGAGGGGAAAAATGGGATAAAAGGAGTACCCTTGAATGGGGACTATGACCTTTTAACCCCACATATAACTCCAAAGGATGGTACCCTGCATGAGTTAGGTTAA